In one Acomys russatus chromosome X, mAcoRus1.1, whole genome shotgun sequence genomic region, the following are encoded:
- the LOC127184821 gene encoding transcription elongation factor A protein-like 3: MEELRGENEGKLEKEGKPEDEVEPEDDEKSDEEEKPDKKAKPARPGKLEEEAKPEEQGQPPDEGKPEKQGKSEGEGKRQGEGKADSQAKAAREARAAEKRPAEDYVPRKAKRKTDRGTDDSPKNSQEDLQDRHVSSEEMMRECADVTRAQEELRKRQKTGGFHWMPRDAQDALVPRGQQRGVRGVRGGGGRGQRGLHDIPYL, translated from the coding sequence ATGGAAGAACTCCGTGGTGAAAACGAAGGGAAGCTGGAAAAGGAGGGAAAGCCAGAAGACGAAGTAGAGCCTGAAGATGACGAAAAGTCAGATGAGGAAGAGAAGCCGGACAAGAAAGCAAAGCCAGCACGCCCGGGgaagttagaggaggaggcaaaGCCAGAGGAGCAGGGGCAACCACCAGATGAGGGGAAGCCAGAAAAGCAGGGAAAGTCTGAAGGGGAGGGCAAGCGCCAAGGGGAGGGCAAGGCCGACTCCCAGGCAAAGGCAGCCAGAGAGGCCAGGGCAGCAGAAAAGCGCCCTGCTGAAGATTATGTGCCCCGGAAAGCAAAACGAAAAACAGACAGGGGGACAGACGATTCTCCCAAGAACTCCCAGGAGGACTTACAGGACAGGCACGTAAGCAGTGAGGAGATGATGAGAGAGTGTGCAGATGTGACAAGGGCTCAGGAAGAActgaggaaaaggcagaaaacGGGTGGCTTTCACTGGATGCCAAGAGATGCACAGGATGCTTTAGTCCCCAGGGGCCAACAACGGGGAGTCAGGGGAGTGAGGGGGGGCGGAGGCAGGGGCCAGAGGGGCCTACATGACATCCCATACCTGTAA